Within Hydrogenispora ethanolica, the genomic segment GACCATCTCCGGAGTATGGGAAGGATAAAATACCTCAATCCCACGGAGACCGCCATCCACCAGGCGCTTGATCAGCTCATCATTGCCCATCCGCCCGGGATGGGCAAGCACCGCCAAACCCCCGCATTCATTGATCAGCTCGATCGCTTCCAGGGTGCCGATCTCCTGATGGGGAACATAAGCCAGTCCGTCGTGGCCCAGATAGTATTCAAAGGCATTTTGACGGTGTTCCGGTGCGATCTGGCCCGCCGCCTCCAGTGCCTTATAGATGTGAGTTCTGCCCACGAATTTGCTGGTAGTCTGAGCTTTGACTCTTTCCCAGGCTAACGGTACTCCTTTCCGGTTCAACTCGGCTACGATTTGCCGCGCCCGGTCGTTCCGGGCCGCCAGCACCCGCTCCAGCTTATTCTCCAGCTGCGGCTGATGAAGGGCAAAACCGTACCCCAGAATATGAACCTCATCATCCCCCCAATCGGTGGTCAACTCAACTCCCGTGATGAACCGCAGACCCCGTTTTTCCGCTTCACGCGCGCCGTCGGGCAACCCGGCAATGGTGTCGTGATCGGTGATGGCGATGCCTGACAGCCGTTTCACCAGGGCTTTGGCGACCAGTTCCTCCGGCCTGTAGGTTCCATCGGAGAAAGTCGAATGGATGTGTAGATCATATCCCATGGTTGCTCCGTTTCCTTCCCTGCATTACAAAACAAAAAATTCTGCGAATTTGCATATAAAACTTCGCAACCCGAATCTTCGCTCAAGATCGGGTTGCGAAACAATCAAATGTATGAGGCGAATTCCAGATAACTGCAAAGGGCGGAACTGGTCCTCCCGGCATCTCCTCACCGCCGCTTGGCCTTGATTCCCTTCGAAGCCAAGACAGCCAAAGCGCGGTCCGCGTCGGGCTCGTTTTCCAAGGCCAGCCGGAGCGTGCCGCCATCACCTTCCCGCACTCTCAGGATCTCGATGTCCTTGATATTCAGACCTACATCGGCCAAATCCTGCAGGACTTCGTGGATCGCACCCGGGCGGTCCTCAATGGTGACCACCAATTCATGCAATAATGTTAAAAAACCTTTATTCTTCGCCGGAATCTGCAAGCGCACGTCCCGGGCCTGCCGGAGAAAATCCGTCAACCCGGCAGGGTCATCCTCCGCGATGAATTGTCGCGCCGCTGCCAATTCACGCTGGAAAGAATCCAGCGCCAGCAAGACCATTTGCTTATTGCCCGCGATAATCCCTTCCCAAAGCGTGGGTGAGCCTGTCGCCACCCGAGTGGTATCCCGGAACCCGCCGGCCGCCAGATTGAGAGTTCCCGGTCTGGCCTCTTCCTCGGTACCGGCGGTCTTTGCCAGCACTGCGGCGATCAAATGGGGCAAATGGGATACCATGCCTACGATCCGGTCATGAT encodes:
- a CDS encoding PHP domain-containing protein, with product MGYDLHIHSTFSDGTYRPEELVAKALVKRLSGIAITDHDTIAGLPDGAREAEKRGLRFITGVELTTDWGDDEVHILGYGFALHQPQLENKLERVLAARNDRARQIVAELNRKGVPLAWERVKAQTTSKFVGRTHIYKALEAAGQIAPEHRQNAFEYYLGHDGLAYVPHQEIGTLEAIELINECGGLAVLAHPGRMGNDELIKRLVDGGLRGIEVFYPSHTPEMVRFYLEMAKRYRLVVTGGSDYHGVFSRTQLGEAQVEEVSWLHHWA
- a CDS encoding prephenate dehydrogenase, with the translated sequence MNTVIDMNIAIVGLGLMGGSLGLSLARSGFRVSGWDSDRRAQAEAFKIGAISRLTDSLQETVAGADLVFVATPVGWIAETIRSCLPLVKPGVIFSDLGSIKQMVVDQVSPFLPDACYFVPGHPMTGSEQQGIAAADPFLFQNAAYILVEHPRTPAEIRERVGKVLATTGAHLLTLGAADHDRIVGMVSHLPHLIAAVLAKTAGTEEEARPGTLNLAAGGFRDTTRVATGSPTLWEGIIAGNKQMVLLALDSFQRELAAARQFIAEDDPAGLTDFLRQARDVRLQIPAKNKGFLTLLHELVVTIEDRPGAIHEVLQDLADVGLNIKDIEILRVREGDGGTLRLALENEPDADRALAVLASKGIKAKRR